One Penicillium oxalicum strain HP7-1 chromosome III, whole genome shotgun sequence genomic region harbors:
- a CDS encoding Importin subunit beta-1, translating into MDARQVLQSTLSPDRAREKSYARSFLRTRRACDRHGGCDNPSLTVFPPVDAAERTNAEQQLAHAAEVDFATYLVTLGQELASEESPAHIRVAAGIALKNAFTFRDQTKLREVQARWIQQITPETKSQVKELALKTLASDTRAGNAAAALIVSIAAIELPRNEWSDLMNVLVQNVASGNDNLKQSSLATIGFICESQDADLRASLTAHSNAILTAVVQGARREEPNMDVRYAAIAALSDAVDFVRSNMENEGERNYIMQVVCEATQAEEVRVQAGAFGCLNRIMGAYYDKMRFYMEKALFGLSIMGMKSEEEDVAKLAIEFWCTVCEEEIAIEDDNAEAQQEGAEARPFYGFARVAAREVIPVLLQAMCRQDEDADDNEYNVSRAAYQALQLYAQCVQADVIQPVVTFVEENIRNEDWRRRDAAVAAFGGIMEGPEPRVLEPLIKQALPVLLGMMEDASVQVRDSTAYALGRVCDCCPEVLDPDVHLQPLISCLFNGLASSPKIASSCCWALMNVADRFAGDPGSQTNPLSKHFDESVKSLMQVTERQDADSQLRTAGYEVLNSFVMNSANDSLPTVASLSDHILGRLEQTIPMQQQVVSTEDRILLEDMQTSLVSVILAIVQRFEVEIKPQADRIMQVLLSVLTTVGGKSSVPDVIFATVGAVASALEEDFAKYMESFSPFLYNALEHQEEAGLCSMAIGLVSDIARALNEKVQPYCDTFMNLLLNILRTSTNQLKPAILETFGDIAQAIGTPHFDNYLPVVGQVLQQASSVTTSSDLPYDMVDYIVSLREGIMDAWGGILLSYKGSPQITLIQPFVESIFQLLHIISQEGNRSEGLMRSAMGVIGDLADAFPNGELAAFFRHDWVTTLVRETRTTRQYSERTIETARWTREQVKRQINLSTGMS; encoded by the exons ATGGACGCTCGCCAGGTTCTGCAAAGCACCCTGTCGCCCG ATCGTGCGCGAGAGAAGAGCTACGCTCGATCTTTTCTTCGCACTCGTCGCGCCTGTGACAGACATGGTGGCTGTGATAACCCCTCGCTGACCGTCTTTCCTCCTGTAGATGCGGCGGAACGTACCAACGCTGAGCAGCAGCTCGCCCACGCGGCGGAGGTTGACTTT GCTACCTATCTCGTCACTCTAGGCCAAGAGCTAGCTAGTGAAGAAAGCCCCGCCCACATCCGTGTTGCTGCCGGTATTGCTTTGAAGAACGCTTTCACTTTCCGAGACCAGACCAAGCTCCGTGAAGTACAAGCCCGATGGATCCAACAAATTACCCCCGAGACCAAGTCCCAGGTCAAGGAGCTCGCGCTCAAGACCTTGGCATCTGATACCCGAGCTGGGAATGCTGCCGCCGCGCTAATTGTTTCGATCGCCGCGATCGAATTGCCCCGAAATGAATGGTCCGACCTGATGAACGTCCTGGTCCAGAATGTGGCCAGTGGAAATGATAACCTGAAGCAGTCGTCTCTCGCCACGATTGGATTCATTTGCGAGTCTCAGGATGCCGATCTTCGCGCCAGCCTCACGGCTCACTCAAACGCCATCTTGACCGCTGTCGTGCAGGGTGCCCGCCGCGAGGAGCCCAACATGGATGTTCGATATGCTGCCATTGCTGCTCTGAGCGATGCTGTGGACTT CGTGCGATCCAATATGGAGAACGAAGGCGAGCGCAACTACATTATGCAGGTTGTGTGTGAGGCCACCCAGGCCGAGGAGGTTCGCGTGCAGGCCGGTGCCTTTGGCTGTCTGAACCGAATCATGGGTGCCTACTACGATAAGATGCGCTTCTACATGGAGAAGGCTCTCTTCGGTCTGAGCATCATGGGAATGAAgagcgaagaggaggatgtcgCCAAGTTGGCCATCGAGTTCTGGTGTACCGTCTGTGAAGAAGAGATTGCGATCGAGGACGACAATGCCGAG GCTCAACAAGAGGGCGCTGAGGCTCGTCCTTTCTACGGGTTCGCTCGTGTTGCTGCTCGCGAGGTCATTCCCGTTCTCTTGCAAGCCATGTGCCGCCAGGACGAGGATGCTGATGACAACGAGTACAACGTGTCTCGTGCCGCCTACCAAGCTCTCCAGCTGTACGCCCAGTGTGTGCAGGCTGACGTGATCCAGCCTGTCGTGACCTTTGTCGAGGAGAACATCCGCAATGAGGATTGGCGCCGCCGTGACGCTGCCGTTGCTGCCTTTGGCGGTATCATGGAGGGCCCTGAGCCTCGTGTGCTGGAGCCTCTGATCAAGCAGGCCCTCCCTGTCCTACTGGGCATGATGGAGGACGCCTCTGTCCAGGTTCGCGACTCTACCGCCTACGCTCTTGGTCGCGTGTGCGACTGCTGCCCTGAGGTCTTGGACCCTGATGTTCACTTGCAACCCCTCATCTCTTGCCTTTTCAACGGCCTCGCCAGCAGCCCCAAGATTGCCAGCTCTTGCTGCTGGGCTCTGATGAACGTTGCCGACCGGTTCGCTGGTGACCCTGGCTCTCAAACCAACCCATTGTCCAAGCACTTTGATGAGAGCGTCAAGTCGTTGATGCAGGTCACTGAGAG ACAAGACGCAGACAGCCAGCTCCGCACAGCTGGATATGAAGTTCTTAACTCTTTTGTTATGAACTCCGCCAACGACAGCCTTCCCACTGTTGCCAGCCTCTCAGATCACATTCTTGGTCGCCTTGAGCAGACTATCCCAATGCAGCAGCAGGTTGTGAGCACTGAGGACCGCATCCTTCTCGAAGATATGCAGACCTCATTGGTCAGCGTTATTCTG GCTATTGTTCAACGATTCGAGGTCGAGATTAAGCCTCAAGCTGATCGCATCATGCAGGTCTTGCTCAGCGTCCTGACCACTGTCGGTGGCAAGTCCAGCGTTCCTGATGTGATCTTTGCCACCGTCGGCGCCGTCGCCAGCGCTTTGGAGGAAGACTTTGCCAAGTACATGGAGTCTTTCAGCCCCTTCCTCTACAATGCTCTTGAGCACCAGGAGGAAGCTGGTCTTTGCTCCATGGCCATTGGGTTGGTCAGCGACATTGCTCGCGCTTTGAACGAGAAGGTTCAGCCTTACTGTGACACCTTCATGAACCTCCTCCTTAACATCCTGCGG ACATCTACCAACCAACTCAAGCCCGCCATTCTCGAGACTTTTGGCGACATTGCTCAGGCTATTGGAACTCCCCATTTCGATAACTATCTTCCCGTTGTCGGTCAGGTGCTCCAGCAGGCTTCATCCGTCACTACTAGCTCGGATCTCCCCTACGATATGGTTGACTACATTGTCTCCCTGCGTGAGGGTATCATGGATGCTTGGGGTGGCATTCTCCTTTCCTACAAGGGCAGCCCTCAGA TCACTCTGATTCAACCTTTCGTTGAGTCCATCTTCCAGCTGCTTCACATCATCTCCCAAGAAGGCAACCGGTCCGAAGGCCTCATGCGCTCTGCCATGGGAGTAATTGGCGACTTGGCCGATGCTTTCCCTAACGGCGAGCtggcggccttcttccgcCACGACTGGGTGACCACTCTGGTCCGTGAGACTCGTACAACTCGCCAGTACAGTGAGCGCACCATCGAAACTGCCCGCTGGACCCGGGAACAGGTCAAGCGACAGATCAACCTGAGTACCGGAATGTCCTAA
- a CDS encoding 40S ribosomal protein — protein MVKTSVLNDALNAMNNAEKAGKRQVLIRPSSKVIVKFLTVMQKHGYIGEFEEVDDHRSGKIVIQLNGRLNKCGVINPRYPVQLRDLETWATQLLPSRQFGYVVLTTSAGIMDHEEARRKHVAGKLLGFFY, from the exons ATGGTCAAGACTTCCGTCCTCAACGATGCGCTCAACGCCATGAACAACGCCGAGAAGGCTGGCAAGCGCCAAGTCCTCATCCGTCCTTCCTCCAAGGTCATCGTCAAGTTCCTCACTGTCATGCAGAAGCACG gCTACATTGGCGAGTTCGAGGAGGTCGATGACCACCGTTCCGGCAAGATCGTCATCCAGCTCAACGGCCG TCTCAACAAGTGCGGTGTCATCAACCCCCGCTACCCCGTTCAGCTCCGTGACCTCGAGACCTGGGCCACCCAGCTCCTTCCCTCTCGTCAGTTCGGTTACGTCGTCCTGACCACCTCCGCTGGTATCATGGACCACGAGGAGGCTCGCCGCAAGCACGTTGCTGGCAAGCTCCTCGGCTTCTTCTACTAG